A window of the Neofelis nebulosa isolate mNeoNeb1 chromosome 13, mNeoNeb1.pri, whole genome shotgun sequence genome harbors these coding sequences:
- the LDB1 gene encoding LIM domain-binding protein 1 isoform X3 — MYPPTYLEPGIGRHTPYGNQTDYRIFELNKRLQNWTEECDNLWWDAFTTEFFEDDAMLTITFCLEDGPKRYTIGRTLIPRYFRSIFEGGATELYYVLKHPKEAFHSNFVSLDCDQGSMVTQHGKPMFTQVCVEGRLYLEFMFDDMMRIKTWHFSIRQHRELIPRSILAMHAQDPQMLDQLSKNITRCGLSNSTLNYLRLCVILEPMQELMSRHKTYSLSPRDCLKTCLFQKWQRMVAPPAEPARQQPSKRRKRKMSGGSTMSSGGGNTNNSNSKKKSPASTFALSSQVPDVMVVGEPTLMGGEFGDEDERLITRLENTQFDAANGIDDEDSFNNSPALGANSPWNSKPPSSQESKSENPTSQASQ; from the exons ATGTACCCGCCTACATATCTGGAGCCCGGGATTGG GAGGCACACACCATATGGCAACCAAACTGACTACAGAATATTCGAACTTAACAAACGGCTTCAAAACTGGACAGAG GAGTGTGACAATCTCTGGTGGGATGCTTTCACAACTGAGTTCTTTGAGGATGATGCCATGTTAACCATCACTTTCTGCCTGGAGGATGGACCAAAGAGATATA CCATTGGCCGGACCTTGATCCCACGCTATTTCCGCAGCATCTTTGAAGGGGGTGCTACGGAACTGTACTATGTGCTTAAGCACCCCAAGGAGGCATTCCACAGCAACTTTGTGTCCCTTGACTGTGACCAAGGCAGCATGGTGACGCAGCATGGCAAACCCATGTTCACCCAG GTGTGTGTGGAGGGCCGGTTGTACCTAGAGTTCATGTTTGACGACATGATGCGGATAAAGACGTGGCACTTCAGCATCCGGCAGCACCGAGAGCTCATCCCCCGCAGCATCCTTGCCATGCAT GCCCAGGACCCCCAGATGTTGGATCAGCTCTCCAAAAATATCACCCGGTGTGGGTTGTCCAATTCCACTCTCAACTACCTCCGA CTCTGTGTGATACTCGAGCCCATGCAGGAGCTCATGTCCCGCCACAAGACCTACAGCCTCAGCCCCCGTGACTGCCTCAAGACCTGCCTTTTCCAGAAGTGGCAGCGCATGGTAGCACCCCCCG CGGAGCCTGCGCGGCAGCAGCCCAGCAAACGGCGGAAACGAAAGATGTCAGGGGGCAGCACCATGAGCTCGGGGGGTGGCAAcaccaacaacagcaacagcaagaAGAAAAGCCCAGCCAGCACCTTCGCCCTCTCCAGCCAGGTACCT GATGTGATGGTGGTGGGGGAGCCCACCCTGATGGGCGGGGAGTTCGGGGACGAGGACGAGAGGCTCATCACCCGGCTGGAGAACACCCAGTTTGACGCGGCCAACGGCATTGACGACGAGGACAGCTTTAACAACTCCCCCGCCCTGGGCGCCAACAGCCCCTGGAACAGCAAGCCTCCATCCAGCCAAGAAAGCAAATCGGAGAACCCCACGTCACAGGCCTCCCAGTAA
- the LDB1 gene encoding LIM domain-binding protein 1 isoform X1: protein MSVGCACPGCSSKSFKLYSPKEPPNGNAFPPFHPGTMLDRDVGPTPMYPPTYLEPGIGRHTPYGNQTDYRIFELNKRLQNWTEECDNLWWDAFTTEFFEDDAMLTITFCLEDGPKRYTIGRTLIPRYFRSIFEGGATELYYVLKHPKEAFHSNFVSLDCDQGSMVTQHGKPMFTQVCVEGRLYLEFMFDDMMRIKTWHFSIRQHRELIPRSILAMHAQDPQMLDQLSKNITRCGLSNSTLNYLRLCVILEPMQELMSRHKTYSLSPRDCLKTCLFQKWQRMVAPPAEPARQQPSKRRKRKMSGGSTMSSGGGNTNNSNSKKKSPASTFALSSQVPDVMVVGEPTLMGGEFGDEDERLITRLENTQFDAANGIDDEDSFNNSPALGANSPWNSKPPSSQESKSENPTSQASQ, encoded by the exons gTTGTTCCTCAAAGTCATTCAAGCTGTACTCGCCGAAGGAGCCCCCGAACGGCAACgccttccctcctttccatccCGGCACCATGCTAGATCGGGATGTGGG CCCAACTCCCATGTACCCGCCTACATATCTGGAGCCCGGGATTGG GAGGCACACACCATATGGCAACCAAACTGACTACAGAATATTCGAACTTAACAAACGGCTTCAAAACTGGACAGAG GAGTGTGACAATCTCTGGTGGGATGCTTTCACAACTGAGTTCTTTGAGGATGATGCCATGTTAACCATCACTTTCTGCCTGGAGGATGGACCAAAGAGATATA CCATTGGCCGGACCTTGATCCCACGCTATTTCCGCAGCATCTTTGAAGGGGGTGCTACGGAACTGTACTATGTGCTTAAGCACCCCAAGGAGGCATTCCACAGCAACTTTGTGTCCCTTGACTGTGACCAAGGCAGCATGGTGACGCAGCATGGCAAACCCATGTTCACCCAG GTGTGTGTGGAGGGCCGGTTGTACCTAGAGTTCATGTTTGACGACATGATGCGGATAAAGACGTGGCACTTCAGCATCCGGCAGCACCGAGAGCTCATCCCCCGCAGCATCCTTGCCATGCAT GCCCAGGACCCCCAGATGTTGGATCAGCTCTCCAAAAATATCACCCGGTGTGGGTTGTCCAATTCCACTCTCAACTACCTCCGA CTCTGTGTGATACTCGAGCCCATGCAGGAGCTCATGTCCCGCCACAAGACCTACAGCCTCAGCCCCCGTGACTGCCTCAAGACCTGCCTTTTCCAGAAGTGGCAGCGCATGGTAGCACCCCCCG CGGAGCCTGCGCGGCAGCAGCCCAGCAAACGGCGGAAACGAAAGATGTCAGGGGGCAGCACCATGAGCTCGGGGGGTGGCAAcaccaacaacagcaacagcaagaAGAAAAGCCCAGCCAGCACCTTCGCCCTCTCCAGCCAGGTACCT GATGTGATGGTGGTGGGGGAGCCCACCCTGATGGGCGGGGAGTTCGGGGACGAGGACGAGAGGCTCATCACCCGGCTGGAGAACACCCAGTTTGACGCGGCCAACGGCATTGACGACGAGGACAGCTTTAACAACTCCCCCGCCCTGGGCGCCAACAGCCCCTGGAACAGCAAGCCTCCATCCAGCCAAGAAAGCAAATCGGAGAACCCCACGTCACAGGCCTCCCAGTAA
- the HPS6 gene encoding BLOC-2 complex member HPS6, which translates to MKRMGTLRQLSDLSHFSGAARLRELLAADPPVKVRCSPDGRHLLLLRSPGAPCPQLLVAVRGSDAELERAWPAGHPSPLDAFFLPWPARPALVLVWESGLAEVWGAGVGPGWRLLRSTELCPAGGACVVAVAVLRGRLVWCEERQAGAEGQLGPPAAFSHCVCFRTLEPNGEGGTNLGRTHVLLHHCPSFGLLASRKDLFLVPTATTWPGVGHILLTWSPGKGKVMVVAPCLGLSHCKSLNPVRGDTWDFRTLLRGLPGLLSPMKPLTVHTWAPTPQGLLLLDFRGTVSLVQTHGGTRTVGTLQEAPVGLAGSAALGTFHGTLACVLGSTLELLDMGSGQLLERKVLSTDRVHLLAPPAPGMEDEEELETRGGLRLLSALGLFRVGWEAPQGLEVPSAEDLVFEEACEYYQRRSLRGAQLTPEELKHNSTFRAPQALASILQGHVSPSTLVTTLRAELRDYRALDQLKAHLVAGDDEEAGWTELAEHEVARLLRTELMGDQLVQLNTVFQALPTAAWGAVLRALQLQPDGNGRLRSHAPPDVWKKVLGGTSAGKEPPNGILPLFELLCQCLCRLEPRWLPPFVELAQQQGGPGWGAGGPGLPLYRRALAVLGEEETRSEALELELLLGSGRPKAVLQAVGQLVQKEQWQRALEAGLALGPSSPLLRSEIFKLLLAEFARHRRLDAYLPHLRRLCPPDLTPAELLLLIRTHLPDELEPPTPFPKPGTEPPLTVGLLRALLEQTGAQGRPLGPVLSLYEDILCDPGTPPPTPPRGPMTTLQTSDHPVLEAWAPSGQGLCVTDTG; encoded by the coding sequence ATGAAGCGTATGGGGACTCTGCGCCAGCTTTCGGATCTCAGCCACTTCAGCGGCGCGGCCCGGCTCCGGGAGTTGCTGGCCGCGGACCCACCCGTAAAAGTCCGCTGCAGCCCAGACGGCCGCCACCTGCTGCTCCTCCGATCCCCGGGGGCGCCGTGCCCACAGCTGCTGGTGGCGGTGCGTGGCTCCGACGCGGAGCTGGAGCGTGCCTGGCCCGCTGGCCACCCCTCACCGTTAGACGCCTTCTTCCTGCCGTGGCCGGCGCGACCGGCGCTGGTCCTGGTGTGGGAGAGTGGCCTAGCCGAGGTgtggggcgccggggtggggCCTGGCTGGCGGCTGCTGAGGAGTACCGAGCTGTGTCCAGCCGGTGGAGCCTGTGTGGTGGCCGTGGCGGTGCTCCGAGGCCGCCTGGTGTGGTGCGAGGAGCGTCAGGCTGGCGCGGAGGGCCAGCTGGGACCGCCTGCTGCTTTCAGCCATTGCGTGTGCTTCCGAACCCTGGAGCCCAACGGAGAGGGCGGCACCAACCTGGGCCGCACACATGTCTTGCTGCACCACTGCCCCTCTTTTGGGCTGCTGGCCTCCCGCAAGGACCTCTTCCTGGTGCCCACTGCCACCACCTGGCCTGGTGTGGGTCATATTCTGCTCACTTGGAGCCCAGGCAAGGGCAAGGTGATGGTGGTTGCCCCATGTCTTGGCCTCTCCCACTGTAAGAGCCTGAATCCCGTACGAGGGGACACATGGGACTTCCGGACACTGCTCCGAGGCCTTCCTGGGCTGCTGTCCCCCATGAAGCCATTGACTGTACATACCTGGGCCCCAACTCCCCAGGGCCTGCTATTGCTTGACTTCAGGGGCACTGTGAGCCTGGTGCAGACCCATGGTGGTACCCGGACTGTAGGCACGCTGCAGGAGGCACCTGTAGGCCTGGCAGGGTCTGCAGCACTGGGAACATTTCATGGTACTCTGGCCTGTgtgctgggctccacgctggaaCTGCTGGACATGGGCAGCGGGCAGCTGCTGGAGAGAAAGGTCCTAAGTACAGACCGAGTACATTTATtggcacccccagcccctggcatgGAGGATGAGGAAGAGTTGGAGACCCGAGGGGGTCTTCGTTTGCTTTCAGCCTTGGGTTTGTTTCGAGTAGGCTGGGAAGCTCCACAGGGCCTTGAAGTGCCTTCAGCTGAAGACCTGGTGTTTGAGGAGGCCTGCGAGTACTACCAGCGGCGGAGTCTACGGGGTGCCCAGCTTACCCCAGAGGAACTGAAACACAACAGCACATTCCGGGCGCCTCAGGCCCTGGCCTCCATTCTCCAGGGACATGTGTCCCCATCTACACTAGTGACCACACTGAGGGCTGAGCTTCGAGATTACCGGGCCTTAGATCAGCTCAAAGCCCACCTGGTGGCTGGGGATGATGAGGAGGCTGGCTGGACTGAGCTGGCAGAGCACGAAGTGGCACGTTTGCTGAGGACCGAGTTGATGGGAGACCAGCTGGTCCAGCTCAACACTGTTTTCCAAGCCCTTCCTACAGCAGCCTGGGGTGCAGTCCTCAGGGCCCTGCAGCTCCAGCCAGATGGGAATGGCAGGCTGAGGTCCCATGCTCCCCCTGATGTGTGGAAGAAGGTACTGGGGGGTACTTCAGCTGGAAAGGAACCCCCCAATGGGATACTGCCCCTCTTTGAACTCCTGTGCCAGTGCCTCTGCCGGCTGGAGCCTCGATGGCTGCCACCCTTTGTGGAGTTGGCACAGCAGCAGGGTGGGccgggctggggggcagggggcccagGGTTGCCCCTGTATCGCCGAGCCCTGGCAGTACTGGGTGAGGAGGAGACCAGGTCTGAGGCACTGGAGCTGGAGCTGCTCTTGGGCAGTGGGCGGCCCAAAGCTGTGCTCCAAGCTGTGGGCCAGCTGGTGCAAAAGGAGCAGTGGCAGCGGGCCCTGGAGGCAGGCCTGGCCCttggcccctccagccccctgctTCGAAGCGAGATCTTCAAACTGCTGTTGGCCGAATTTGCCCGGCACCGCCGACTTGATGCTTATCTCCCCCACCTTCGCCGCCTATGCCCACCAGACCTAACTCCAGCTGAGCTCCTGCTTCTAATACGGACACACCTCCCagatgagttggagccccccaccccattccctaAGCCTGGAACAGAGCCCCCTCTCACTGTGGGGTTGCTCAGAGCCCTGCTGGAGCAGACTGGGGCTCAAGGACGGCCCTTGGGCCCGGTTCTAAGCCTGTATGAGGACATCCTATGCGACCCGGgcactccaccccccaccccacctcggGGACCCATGACTACCCTCCAGACATCAGACCACCCAGTCTTGGAGGCCTGGGCACCATCTGGACAGGGCCTCTGTGTGACTGACACAggctaa
- the LDB1 gene encoding LIM domain-binding protein 1 isoform X2, which yields MSVGCACPGCSSKSFKLYSPKEPPNGNAFPPFHPGTMLDRDVGPTPMYPPTYLEPGIGRHTPYGNQTDYRIFELNKRLQNWTEECDNLWWDAFTTEFFEDDAMLTITFCLEDGPKRYTIGRTLIPRYFRSIFEGGATELYYVLKHPKEAFHSNFVSLDCDQGSMVTQHGKPMFTQVCVEGRLYLEFMFDDMMRIKTWHFSIRQHRELIPRSILAMHAQDPQMLDQLSKNITRCGLSNSTLNYLRLCVILEPMQELMSRHKTYSLSPRDCLKTCLFQKWQRMVAPPAEPARQQPSKRRKRKMSGGSTMSSGGGNTNNSNSKKKSPASTFALSSQDVMVVGEPTLMGGEFGDEDERLITRLENTQFDAANGIDDEDSFNNSPALGANSPWNSKPPSSQESKSENPTSQASQ from the exons gTTGTTCCTCAAAGTCATTCAAGCTGTACTCGCCGAAGGAGCCCCCGAACGGCAACgccttccctcctttccatccCGGCACCATGCTAGATCGGGATGTGGG CCCAACTCCCATGTACCCGCCTACATATCTGGAGCCCGGGATTGG GAGGCACACACCATATGGCAACCAAACTGACTACAGAATATTCGAACTTAACAAACGGCTTCAAAACTGGACAGAG GAGTGTGACAATCTCTGGTGGGATGCTTTCACAACTGAGTTCTTTGAGGATGATGCCATGTTAACCATCACTTTCTGCCTGGAGGATGGACCAAAGAGATATA CCATTGGCCGGACCTTGATCCCACGCTATTTCCGCAGCATCTTTGAAGGGGGTGCTACGGAACTGTACTATGTGCTTAAGCACCCCAAGGAGGCATTCCACAGCAACTTTGTGTCCCTTGACTGTGACCAAGGCAGCATGGTGACGCAGCATGGCAAACCCATGTTCACCCAG GTGTGTGTGGAGGGCCGGTTGTACCTAGAGTTCATGTTTGACGACATGATGCGGATAAAGACGTGGCACTTCAGCATCCGGCAGCACCGAGAGCTCATCCCCCGCAGCATCCTTGCCATGCAT GCCCAGGACCCCCAGATGTTGGATCAGCTCTCCAAAAATATCACCCGGTGTGGGTTGTCCAATTCCACTCTCAACTACCTCCGA CTCTGTGTGATACTCGAGCCCATGCAGGAGCTCATGTCCCGCCACAAGACCTACAGCCTCAGCCCCCGTGACTGCCTCAAGACCTGCCTTTTCCAGAAGTGGCAGCGCATGGTAGCACCCCCCG CGGAGCCTGCGCGGCAGCAGCCCAGCAAACGGCGGAAACGAAAGATGTCAGGGGGCAGCACCATGAGCTCGGGGGGTGGCAAcaccaacaacagcaacagcaagaAGAAAAGCCCAGCCAGCACCTTCGCCCTCTCCAGCCAG GATGTGATGGTGGTGGGGGAGCCCACCCTGATGGGCGGGGAGTTCGGGGACGAGGACGAGAGGCTCATCACCCGGCTGGAGAACACCCAGTTTGACGCGGCCAACGGCATTGACGACGAGGACAGCTTTAACAACTCCCCCGCCCTGGGCGCCAACAGCCCCTGGAACAGCAAGCCTCCATCCAGCCAAGAAAGCAAATCGGAGAACCCCACGTCACAGGCCTCCCAGTAA
- the LDB1 gene encoding LIM domain-binding protein 1 isoform X4: MLDRDVGPTPMYPPTYLEPGIGRHTPYGNQTDYRIFELNKRLQNWTEECDNLWWDAFTTEFFEDDAMLTITFCLEDGPKRYTIGRTLIPRYFRSIFEGGATELYYVLKHPKEAFHSNFVSLDCDQGSMVTQHGKPMFTQVCVEGRLYLEFMFDDMMRIKTWHFSIRQHRELIPRSILAMHAQDPQMLDQLSKNITRCGLSNSTLNYLRLCVILEPMQELMSRHKTYSLSPRDCLKTCLFQKWQRMVAPPAEPARQQPSKRRKRKMSGGSTMSSGGGNTNNSNSKKKSPASTFALSSQVPDVMVVGEPTLMGGEFGDEDERLITRLENTQFDAANGIDDEDSFNNSPALGANSPWNSKPPSSQESKSENPTSQASQ, encoded by the exons ATGCTAGATCGGGATGTGGG CCCAACTCCCATGTACCCGCCTACATATCTGGAGCCCGGGATTGG GAGGCACACACCATATGGCAACCAAACTGACTACAGAATATTCGAACTTAACAAACGGCTTCAAAACTGGACAGAG GAGTGTGACAATCTCTGGTGGGATGCTTTCACAACTGAGTTCTTTGAGGATGATGCCATGTTAACCATCACTTTCTGCCTGGAGGATGGACCAAAGAGATATA CCATTGGCCGGACCTTGATCCCACGCTATTTCCGCAGCATCTTTGAAGGGGGTGCTACGGAACTGTACTATGTGCTTAAGCACCCCAAGGAGGCATTCCACAGCAACTTTGTGTCCCTTGACTGTGACCAAGGCAGCATGGTGACGCAGCATGGCAAACCCATGTTCACCCAG GTGTGTGTGGAGGGCCGGTTGTACCTAGAGTTCATGTTTGACGACATGATGCGGATAAAGACGTGGCACTTCAGCATCCGGCAGCACCGAGAGCTCATCCCCCGCAGCATCCTTGCCATGCAT GCCCAGGACCCCCAGATGTTGGATCAGCTCTCCAAAAATATCACCCGGTGTGGGTTGTCCAATTCCACTCTCAACTACCTCCGA CTCTGTGTGATACTCGAGCCCATGCAGGAGCTCATGTCCCGCCACAAGACCTACAGCCTCAGCCCCCGTGACTGCCTCAAGACCTGCCTTTTCCAGAAGTGGCAGCGCATGGTAGCACCCCCCG CGGAGCCTGCGCGGCAGCAGCCCAGCAAACGGCGGAAACGAAAGATGTCAGGGGGCAGCACCATGAGCTCGGGGGGTGGCAAcaccaacaacagcaacagcaagaAGAAAAGCCCAGCCAGCACCTTCGCCCTCTCCAGCCAGGTACCT GATGTGATGGTGGTGGGGGAGCCCACCCTGATGGGCGGGGAGTTCGGGGACGAGGACGAGAGGCTCATCACCCGGCTGGAGAACACCCAGTTTGACGCGGCCAACGGCATTGACGACGAGGACAGCTTTAACAACTCCCCCGCCCTGGGCGCCAACAGCCCCTGGAACAGCAAGCCTCCATCCAGCCAAGAAAGCAAATCGGAGAACCCCACGTCACAGGCCTCCCAGTAA